In the Helianthus annuus cultivar XRQ/B chromosome 11, HanXRQr2.0-SUNRISE, whole genome shotgun sequence genome, one interval contains:
- the LOC110888606 gene encoding protein FAR1-RELATED SEQUENCE 5-like yields MPEVLRADRCALSKIFHGSGFLCFKSNVFYQLCVLTDIEVVVNGFYNFIECNVFYQLCVLLLFLLDCCVLTSYRFRFFVFVDSHKWADDAPNYQLRGVEQVSPNTGIKRYIPDSPSSLTPAKGMLFDTVDDAYNFYKTYAEAGGWTVRKGTQHENRGIVINKYFFCSKEGQKDFRLVDTLVEQPSDRWVRRVPSKRTGCQAAIRIKLTDAKKYLLYHFTEAHNHDFVHEEDLHLLKENMGINRAHEEMINKMSHLNIGPVRAFNIMKEVYGGFDKVGATKVDFKNFKKELNLFIGEFDAEMFVKRPMSKKEFLPNFSCEYETTDEGVLKCIFWADEDMKRNYYMFGDVISFDATYKRNKYNMMFVPFTGIDNHNRNVTLGAAILGSETAETYSWLLRLIKNAYGYAPPVIVTDQDPAMKRARLCMWHIMDKLTTKVGAALCSNTDFRKRLSAVVWTDSLLPEAFDADWAAILNDFGLTDHEWLTYIYGLRESWIPAYYREEEMSGLMRTSSRSESENHFFGKISNPKCTLVEFLSHLDTTIEAQRHEHRKNDHDTRYTNPGEWSDFVLEKQAAQIYTRTIFLDVQLEIQHAIHRCTSVRLDDAGDFIKFFIKDLDQPCSSFFEVMIREEDVTVKFICNRFEQFGLLCSHIFCVLQILDIREFPKQYILRRWTREAVPNSSPESILTDGGDPYRSEEVNRCVREISHATEYVVNKLISKFDKLSDFRDHIKQFMSVADEAQINAPPKTRRNRFAELLGVAPESTATIRVPVGTRFKGCGSHKRLKSQKEQAISQSGSKRRQCSLCKKYGYNRVTCWKYTVAVPEAGASRNVEGNEDTIREGDVATVVEGDGPGSNDADDVFYTSGNDADMDDEDMAE; encoded by the exons atgccggaggttttaagggccGACAGATGTGCGCTGTCAAAG atATTTCATG GTTCAGGTTTTTTGTGTTTTAAGAGTAATGTGTTTTACCAGTTATGTGTTTTAACAGATATTGAGGTTGTAGTCAACGGTTTTTATAATTTCATTGAATG taatGTGTTTTACCAGTTATGTGTTCTGTTATTGTTTCTTCTTGattgctgtgttttaaca tcatACAGGTTCAGgttttttgtgtttgttgattCACATAAGTGGGCTGATG ATGCACCTAATTACCAATTACGTGGTGTTGAACAAGTCTCTCCAAACACTGGAATAAAGAGATATATTCCAGATTCACCCTCTTCGTTGACGCCAGCAAAGGGCATGTTATTCGACACAGTTGATGACGcgtataacttttataaaacttaCGCAGAAGCGGGAGGTTGGACTGTAAGGAAGGGCACACAGCACGAGAACCGTGGTATTGTTATAAACAAGTACTTTTTTTGTTCAAAGGAGGGTCAAAAAGACTTTCGACTAGTCGATACTTTAGTCGAACAGCCGTCTGATAGGTGGGTACGTAGGGTACCATCCAAAAGGACCGGCTGCCAAGCTGCGATCAGAATAAAGCTTACCGATGCTAAGAAGTATTTGCTGTATCATTTTACAGAGGCGCACAACCATGATTTTGTGCATGAAGAAGATTTACATCTTCTCAAGGAAAACATGGGTATTAATCGTGCACACGAAGAGATGATAAACAAGATGTCACATCTCAACATTGGTCCTGTTCGTGCATTTAACATTATGAAGGAAGTGTATGGTGGGTTCGACAAAGTCGGTGCGACCAAAGTCGATTTTAAGAATTTCAAGAAAGAATTAAATCTTTTTATCGGAGAGTTTGATGCGGAAATGTTTGTCAAGCGACCGATGAGCAAAAAGGAGTTTTTACCGAACTTCTCTTGTGAATATGAAACGACAGACGAAGGTGTGTTGAAGTGCATTTTTTGGGCCGACGAGGATATGAAGAGGAATTATTATATGTTTGGGGATGTTATATCATTTGATGCTACCTACAAGCGTAACAA gtaTAACATGATGTTTGTCCCTTTCACTGGGATTGATAATCATAATAGGAACGTGACACTTGGTGCTGCAATTCTCGGTTCTGAAACGGCAGAGACGTATAGCTGGTTACTTAGGTTGATCAAGAACGCATATGGGTACGCGCCTCCCGTAATCGTTACTGACCAAGACCCTGCGATGAAAAGGGCTCGGTTATGTATGTGGCATATCATGGATAAACTCACTACAAAG GTCGGGGCTGCCCTGTGTTCAAATACAGATTTCAGGAAAAGATTGTCTGCAGTTGTTTGGACTGATTCTCTATTGCCCGAAGCGTTTGACGCTGATTGGGCAGCTATTTTAAATGATTTCGGTTTAACCGACCATGAATGGCTGACGTATATATACGGGCTACGTGAATCATGGATTCCAGCTTACTATCGCGAGGAAGAAATGTCTGGTCTTATGCGGACATCATCTAGGTCCGAAAGCGAGAATCACTTTTTTGGCAAGATTAGCAATCCAAAGTGCACGTTGGTTGAATTTCTTAGCCACTTAGACACGACTATTGAAGCGCAAAGGCATGAGCATCGAAAAAACGATCATGACACTCGATACACCAACCCTGGAGAGTGGAGTGATTTTGTTCTCGAGAAGCAAGCAGCTCAGATATATACCAGAACTATATTTTTGGATGTTCAACTCGAGATTCAACATGCTATTCATCGTTGTACTAGTGTCAGATTAGATGACGCCGGTGATTTCATTAAGTTTTTCATAAAGGATCTCGATCAGCCATGTTCTTCGTTTTTCGAG GTTATGATACGCGAGGAGGATGTTACTGTTAAGTTTATCTGCAACAGGTTTGAGCAGTTTGGATTGTTGTGCAGTCACATTTTCTGCGTGTTACAGATTCTTGATATAAGGGAGTTTCCGAAACAATATATATTGAGGCGTTGGACGCGTGAAGCTGTTCCAAATAGTTCTCCCGAGTCCATTCTTACGGATGGTGGAGATCCATATCGTAGTGAGGAGGTTAACCGTTGTGTTCGTGAGATTAGTCACGCAACTGAGTATGTTGTGAACAAGTTGATTTCAAAATTTGATAAGTTGTCTGATTTTCGTGATCATATCAAGCAGTTTATGTCAGTTGCTGATGAAGCTCAAATAAATGCACCTCCCAAGACACGACGTAATCGATTTGCTGAACTGCTAGGAGTTGCTCCAGAGAGCACGGCCACTATCCGTGTTCCAGTTGGTACCAGGTTCAAGGGTTGTGGTTCTCATAAACGCCTTAAATCTCAAAAGGAGCAGGCCATAAGTCAGTCTGGAAGTAAACGTCGTCAATGTTCATTATGTAAAAAATACGGTTATAACAGAGTAACGTGTTGGAAATACACCGTGGCTGTGCCTGAGGCAGGTGCTTCGCGGAATGTTGAAGGTAATGAAGATACAATTCGCGAAGGAGATGTTGCTACAGTTGTTGAAGGTGATGGTCCTGGATCGAACGATGCTGATGATGTGTTTTACACATCTGGAAACGATGCAGATATGGATGATGAGGACATGGCAGAGTAG